One segment of Brassica napus cultivar Da-Ae chromosome C3, Da-Ae, whole genome shotgun sequence DNA contains the following:
- the LOC111206103 gene encoding ruBisCO large subunit-binding protein subunit alpha, chloroplastic-like — protein sequence MASTNALSSASSVLCSSRQGKLSGVNQQKGQRVSYSKANRRFSVRANVKEISFDQSSRAALQAGIDKLADAVGLTLGPRGRNVVLDEFGSPKVVNDGVTIARAIELPDAMENAGAALIREVASKTNDSAGDGTTTASVLAREIIKHGLLSVTSGANPVSLKRGIDKTVQALIEELEKKARPVKGGSDIQAVATISAGNDELVGTMIADAIDKVGPDGVLSIESSSSFETTVEVEEGMEIDRGYISPQFVTNPEKLLVEFENARVLITDQKITAIKDIIPILEKTTQLRAPLLIIAEDVTGEALATLVVNKLRGVLNVVAVKAPGFGERRKAMLQDISILTGAEYQALDMGLLVENTTIDQLGIARKVTISKDSTTLIADAASKDELQARISQLKKELFETDSVYDSEKLAERIAKLSGGVAVIKVGAATETELEDRKLRIEDAKNATFAAIEEGIVPGGGATLVHLSTVIPAIKEKLEDADERLGADIVQKALVAPAALIAQNAGIEGEVVVEKIMFSEWEIGYNAMTDTYENLLEAGVIDPAKVTRCALQNAASVAGMVLTTQAIVVDKPKPKAPAAAPPQGLMV from the exons ATGGCGTCCACAAACGCTCTCTCTTCCGCCTCGTCCGTACTCTGCTCCTCTCGACAG GGAAAGCTGAGTGGTGTAAATCAGCAGAAAGGTCAAAGAGTAAGCTACAGTAAAGCTAACAGACGTTTCAGTGTCAGAGCAAATGTAAAGGAAATCTCTTTCGACCAGAGCTCAAGAGCTGCTCTTCAAGCTGGTATCGACAAGCTTGCTGATGCTGTTGGTCTCACTCTTGGCCCTAGAG GGAGAAATGTTGTGTTGGATGAATTTGGAAGCCCCAAGGTTGTGAATGATGGAGTCACCATTGCTAGGGCTATTGAGTTACCTGATGCTATGGAGAATGCTGGTGCAGCGCTTATCCGTGAG GTTGCTAGTAAGACTAATGACTCAGCTGGTGATGGGACAACAACTGCATCTGTCCTTGCTAGGGAAATAATCAAACACGGATTATTGAGTGTCACTTCTGGTGCCAATCCTGTGTCCCTCAAGAGGGGAATCGACAAGACTGTTCAAGCTTTGATCGAAGAGCTTGAGAAGAAAGCTAGACCTGTCAAAGGTGGTAGTGACATCCAAG cCGTGGCTACAATCTCTGCTGGAAATGATGAGCTTGTGGGAACAATGATTGCTGATGCCATTGACAAAGTTGGACCTGATGGTGTTTTGTCCATtgaatcttcttcctcttttgagACTACGGTCGAAGTTGAAGAAGGAATGGAGATTGACAGAGGTTACATCTCACCTCAGTTTGTGACAAACCCTGAGAAACTACTAGTTGAGTTTGAGAATGCGCGGGTGTTGATCACTGATCAGAAGATCACTGCAATCAAAGACATCATCCCCATCTTGGAGAAGACCACTCAGCTTCGAGCTCCATTGCTGATTATTGCAGAGGATGTTACAGGTGAGGCCTTAGCAACCCTTGTCGTGAACAAACTCCGTGGTGTCCTCAATGTTGTCGCCGTGAAGGCTCCTGGATttggagaaagaagaaaggCTATGCTTCAGGATATCTCTATCTTGACAG GAGCTGAGTACCAAGCCCTTGACATGGGCTTGCTGGTCGAGAACACAACAATAGATCAGTTGGGTATTGCTCGTAAAGTCACCATAAGCAAAGATTCGACTACACTTATCGCAGATGCAGCTTCCAAGGACGAGTTACAAGCTCGTATCTCTCAGCTCAAGAAAGAACTATTCGAGACTGATTCTGTCTACGACTCAGAGAAGCTCGCTGAGAGAATAGCTAAACTCTCCGGTGGTGTTGCTGTCATCAAAGTGGGAGCAGCGACTGAAACTGAGCTCGAGGACCGTAAGCTTCGTATTGAGGACGCAAAGAACGCTACATTTGCTGCTATCGAAGAAGGTATAGTTCCTGGTGGTGGCGCAACTTTGGTGCATCTCTCCACTGTGATTCCTGCCATTAAAGAGAAGCTGGAGGATGCTGATGAACGTTTGGGAGCTGACATAGTGCAGAAG GCTTTGGTGGCACCAGCTGCGCTTATTGCGCAGAACGCTGGAATCGAAGGAGAAGTGGTAGTGGAAAAGATTATGTTCAGTGAATGGGAGATAGGGTACAACGCCATGACTGATACCTATGAGAATCTGCTGGAAGCTGGAGTGATTGATCCAGCTAAAGTCACGAGATGTGCGCTTCAGAACGCTGCATCGGTTGCAGGGATGGTACTGACCACTCAGGCCATTGTTGTTGACAAACCCAAACCTAAGGCTCCTGCTGCTGCTCCTCCTCAGGGTCTCATGGTCTAA